CAACTTCTGCGGCATCATAATTAGTGGCTTTGCTATCGTTGATCAGGCTAATACCGCGATGATCGATAATATGTTCCAATCGATGGGACACGCCAGGAAACTCAGCCACCGCTTTTTCAATCACCTCTGGCGCAATTCCTGCCAATCGCGCCGCCGCCACCGCCATTAACAAGTTTTGACGGTTATGATCGCCAATTAACCGCAACTTTGCCAGAGACATCACTGGCTCACCGTTAAACATGACCAAATTGTCTTTGATTATTGCCCCCGAATGATCTGATTCCAACTCATTCGACCCATGGGTTGCATGGGTTGCACACCAGATCGCATTTGGCCATAATGCTGCGCCCCGCTCTGCCAGATATGGATCTTCCCGATTGAGTATAATCTGTTGCGATCGATGGATCAGGCTGGCTTTGATGCTGCTATAGGATTCGATCGTGTGGTGACGCTTGAGGTGATCGGGCGTAAAAGTAGTCCAGATGCCAATTTTGGGGCTTATACTACAAGCAGATTCAATTTGATAGCTGCTCAACTCGGCAATAATCCAGTCTGGTGCTTGATCTGGTTGCTGCAATGCCTGGAGTGCGATCTCACAGGCAGGAATACCTATATTGCCGCAGGCCGGTGCGTGATAACCAGCAGCTTGAAAGATCGCAGCCACCAATGCGGTAGTAGTGGTTTTGCCATTTGTGCCAGTAATACCCACCCAGGGGATCTGTTGGAGACTTTGCCAGGCTAGTTCTACCTCACCAATTATTGCTAACCCCTGCTCTCTAGCCACCACCAGGGCGGGATTGTCCCAGGGGATGCCAGGACTAACTACCACCAAGTCGGGTGGCTCAAAAGAAGCCGCCTGATCATTTCGTGCATCTCGCTCATTGCGATTATTTAAAACAGCTTGAAAGGTTTGCCCCAGGCTAGTTGCGATCCCATCCTGCGCTAGTTCTTCCTGCCGCGATCGCAATGATGAGCTATTCCCCTCATCAACGGCTAGAACCTGCCAACCCTTGGCTTTTAGCAACTTAGCTGCTGCAGTCCCGGATTTTCCTAATCCTAAAATATACGCACTAGGCATTTATTCTCGTTGTGTATATCTTTATGATGTGATGAATCTAAATCTTCTAAATCTTCTCGATCGCTAATTGCTCAAGCTAGCATCCCGATCGAACTAAATGGCTGGTCTGGTCAGCTTATCTAAACCCGACAAACCTGACTAGCGTCGCCGCGCCGCTAATTTAGCATATACCAATTCGAGATCCACATTGTGGTGCGCCATCGCTACCAGGGTGTGATAGAAAAGGTCGGCCACCTCCGAGGCGATCTCATCGGCCTGATCATCCTTGCAGGCCATCACCACTTCAGCTCCTTCTTCACCAATTTTTTTGAGGATTTTATTATCCCCACCAGCAAATAGCTTACAAGTATAGGAATCGGGCTGGGGGTGATCGCGGCGATCGCAAATCACGGCGAATAGTTCTGAGAGCGGATCGATCTGGTTAGCCATGATTAATCATTTATTGACTATTGATTATTTGGTTGGTAATTACTAACAGAGAGGGATCGCCCCAGCGCCTCGCTAAACCATTGCATCAGCAACCAGAATAGCCAGGGATTAAGGGCGATCGCCACTTAGCCCTCTGTAATGTTTTCTGTCATGTTTTAAATTGAATTGATGTTCTTACTCAATTGATGATGACAATGGAGCCCAGAGTTATTGAGTCTGCTGCAATAGCGCTTCTTATAGCACCAGAGATTGGGCATTGGTTTCAATCAACTTGGCCAAATCCTGCAAGAACTGTGCCGCATGGGCACCATAGATCACGCGGTGATCGCAGGTAATGTTTACTTTCATTTGCGAGCGAATTGCGATCGCCCCATCAGCAGTAATCACGGGCTGAGGTTTGGAACCACCGATCGCCAGGATCGCGCCAGTACCAGGTGGCAGAATTGCATCAAAAGAATCCACGCCAAACATGCCCAGATTTGAGATCGTGAAGGTGCCAGTGGAATATTCATCCGGTTGCAATTGCTTGGCGCGGGCTTTGCCAACTAGTTCTTTCCAATGGCGCGACAGGCTATAAATATCGATCTGGTCTGCCTTTGGCAACACTGGCGTAATCAGACCACCATCATCCATCGCCACGGCCACCGCCACATTAATGTCGCTCTTGTAGGCGATCCCTTGGTCGCTGTAGCTGGCATTGAGCAACGGGTGCTTTTGTAAGGTAATTGCTACCGCCTTAGCCAACAGCGCGGTCATGGTTACGCCCTTGGGCTTAATTTGCTTATAGAGGGCATCCAGCGCCGTAGTAGTAATGCTATAGGCTACATGATAAGTCGGCACCGCCAGACTCCAATTCATGTTGCGGATTACTGCATTCTGGAACGTGGATAGCGGTTGGACAGTTGCGGTCGCCGGAGCAGGCGTAGGTACAGCCACGATCGCCGGTGGAGTAGTTGCCACGATCGCTGATGCTGGTTGGGCAGGCAAAGCCGGGGCAGAGGCAGAGGGTGTAGATGGTTTTAATCGGGCTTCCACATCCGCCGCCGTAATCCGACCATTGGGGCCAGTGCCATTAATCACGCCTAGATCTAGATTATTGGCTTTGGCTAATTTCTTGGCGCGAGGGGAGGCAATGATCCGATCGCCTTTTTTACGTGCTGGTGCAGCAATAGTAGTAGTTGTGGTCGCTGCTTCAGGGCTGGAGGCGCTAGCATTATTACTGGTACTACTAGCGCTACTAGCATTATTAGTGGCAGCAGGGGCAGCGCTGGGGGCAGTGGTTGATTGGGCTGCTTTTTGTTTGGCGGCTTCGATCTCGGCTTCGGTTTCTGCCACATAGGCGATCGCGGCACCAACTGGGGCAACCTCACCTTCAGGAACAGCGATCGCGCCCAAATAGCCCTCATAGAAAGTTTCTACGTCCATATCTGCCTTGTCGGACTCAACAATCACCACGGTTTCGCCCTTTTCGACTTTGTCACCGAGAGATTTCACCCAGGAGGTAATCTTTCCTTCGGTCATGGTGGAGCTAAGCGCAGGCATGAAAATTTCGTGAATCATAGCAATATAGGCAAATAAGGACTTTTAGGTGGATGCTGGATATACGTGATCGCTCTTGATCGATGCGGATGAATTGAATAATTTGTAAAGCACAGCAACTAAATATGATAAGCCTTTTTGAACCTGATTTGGTATCCCTGGATTTACCTAATCGTTGTTTTTGGCCAAGTGGTTGGCAGTAAATTTGACAGTAAATTAAGCCTAAAGTAAAGCGATCGCCTCGGTTAGAGGATAGATGCGGTTTCGAGCGTGAACATCACAAAATATAGCTTGGCTTGAAAAAGGCCGCGATCGATTCAGGTATTTAAATATTCCAGGGGGAAACTTGCTAGAAAATATTAAGACTGCCCTAATTACGGGCGCATCGGCGGGGATTGGTGAAGCGTTTGCCCAGCGGTTAGCCCAAGAAAAGATTGATCTATTTCTGGTGGCCAGATCCGATGATAAGTTACAACAACTGGCTACCCAATTGAGCAAGGAGCACGGCGTGCGGGTAGAGTTTTTAGCCCAGGATTTAACTGATCTAGCTGCCACTGATCATGTGTTTGATCAAATTCAAGCCCTGGGTTGGCCGATCGATTTGTTGATTAATAACGCGGGGTTTGGCGATTATGGTGAATTTGCCGACAGCGATCGCCACAAACAGCTCAGCATGATCCAGCTTAATATTCTGGCCTTGGTGGATTTAACCTATCAGTTTTTGCCGGGGATGCAGGCACGGGGCAATGGCAATATTATTAACCTT
The sequence above is a segment of the Pseudanabaena sp. PCC 7367 genome. Coding sequences within it:
- the murD gene encoding UDP-N-acetylmuramoyl-L-alanine--D-glutamate ligase, which codes for MPSAYILGLGKSGTAAAKLLKAKGWQVLAVDEGNSSSLRSRQEELAQDGIATSLGQTFQAVLNNRNERDARNDQAASFEPPDLVVVSPGIPWDNPALVVAREQGLAIIGEVELAWQSLQQIPWVGITGTNGKTTTTALVAAIFQAAGYHAPACGNIGIPACEIALQALQQPDQAPDWIIAELSSYQIESACSISPKIGIWTTFTPDHLKRHHTIESYSSIKASLIHRSQQIILNREDPYLAERGAALWPNAIWCATHATHGSNELESDHSGAIIKDNLVMFNGEPVMSLAKLRLIGDHNRQNLLMAVAAARLAGIAPEVIEKAVAEFPGVSHRLEHIIDHRGISLINDSKATNYDAAEVALDAVDAPVVLIAGGDPKNGDATAWLRKIKQKAIAVLLIGVAAPKFAQLLDENGYSGYEIVNHLDVAVPKAVALAIAHRAKAVLFSPACASFDQYANFEQRGDHFRQLCHELDLEI
- a CDS encoding dihydrolipoamide acetyltransferase family protein, producing MIHEIFMPALSSTMTEGKITSWVKSLGDKVEKGETVVIVESDKADMDVETFYEGYLGAIAVPEGEVAPVGAAIAYVAETEAEIEAAKQKAAQSTTAPSAAPAATNNASSASSTSNNASASSPEAATTTTTIAAPARKKGDRIIASPRAKKLAKANNLDLGVINGTGPNGRITAADVEARLKPSTPSASAPALPAQPASAIVATTPPAIVAVPTPAPATATVQPLSTFQNAVIRNMNWSLAVPTYHVAYSITTTALDALYKQIKPKGVTMTALLAKAVAITLQKHPLLNASYSDQGIAYKSDINVAVAVAMDDGGLITPVLPKADQIDIYSLSRHWKELVGKARAKQLQPDEYSTGTFTISNLGMFGVDSFDAILPPGTGAILAIGGSKPQPVITADGAIAIRSQMKVNITCDHRVIYGAHAAQFLQDLAKLIETNAQSLVL
- a CDS encoding SDR family NAD(P)-dependent oxidoreductase; its protein translation is MLENIKTALITGASAGIGEAFAQRLAQEKIDLFLVARSDDKLQQLATQLSKEHGVRVEFLAQDLTDLAATDHVFDQIQALGWPIDLLINNAGFGDYGEFADSDRHKQLSMIQLNILALVDLTYQFLPGMQARGNGNIINLSSIGGFQPIPYMSVYSASKAFVLSFSEALWAENRDRGIKIQALCPGPTETEFFKVAGFDQMPNTSGSARSVATPQAVVNESLRGLKSNQSVVVTGGLGNQVIVNAGRFLPREVLAKGIAQIFDPKSKQG